A genomic segment from Candidatus Korarchaeum cryptofilum OPF8 encodes:
- a CDS encoding 2-oxoacid:acceptor oxidoreductase family protein has product MRIEVMISGFGGQGVVVAGAVLTQAAVLGNYYATSTYTYGPEARLGSTRSEVVISDEEVDYPKVLNPDYWIVMNQHSLNTLSPRYQFGKTIVIADESNIKYFEPIEKKAKIIYKIPATDEAERLGDRLVTNMLMLGIFSGISGVISPENLKEAIRETVRPQFIEMNIRAVDRGIEIAKTLKG; this is encoded by the coding sequence ATGAGGATAGAGGTCATGATATCCGGTTTCGGTGGTCAGGGTGTAGTTGTAGCTGGAGCTGTTTTAACTCAGGCAGCAGTTCTAGGGAATTATTATGCGACATCTACTTATACTTATGGACCGGAGGCCAGGTTAGGGTCGACGAGGTCGGAAGTAGTGATATCGGATGAGGAAGTGGACTACCCGAAGGTGCTCAATCCCGATTATTGGATAGTAATGAATCAGCACTCTTTAAATACATTATCTCCTAGATATCAATTTGGAAAGACTATTGTTATTGCTGACGAGTCTAATATAAAATATTTCGAGCCAATAGAGAAAAAAGCGAAGATAATTTACAAAATTCCTGCAACAGATGAGGCAGAGAGGCTGGGGGATAGGCTAGTCACCAATATGCTAATGTTAGGTATATTCTCCGGGATTTCTGGGGTAATATCTCCGGAGAATCTAAAAGAAGCTATAAGGGAAACTGTCAGACCTCAATTTATCGAGATGAATATAAGAGCTGTTGATAGAGGGATTGAGATAGCCAAGACTCTCAAGGGATAA
- a CDS encoding rhomboid family intramembrane serine protease: MLPIRDENPSYVRPLVSYSLIAINVMVFILESSSPELMSSLISGYGFTPLAFIGRPLSNSYRLITSIFLHGGWIHLIGNMLYLFIFGDNVEAALGRINYLIFYLFSGISANFAHMIASSFLGMPLDLPAVGASGAISGILGAYLIFYPRARIITVILLGYLVTLRPISAKYFLIFWFILQLIPGILGEAVGVAYWAHIGGFLVGIVIALPYRFSRRDRLGGHRFTGR; encoded by the coding sequence TTGCTACCGATCAGAGATGAGAACCCGAGTTACGTTAGGCCTCTAGTCAGCTACTCGCTCATAGCGATCAATGTGATGGTCTTCATCTTGGAATCATCGAGCCCGGAACTGATGAGTTCCCTCATAAGCGGATATGGCTTCACCCCCCTGGCCTTCATAGGGAGGCCTCTCTCAAATTCCTATAGGTTGATCACATCAATCTTCCTCCACGGTGGCTGGATTCACTTAATCGGAAATATGTTGTATCTTTTCATCTTCGGGGATAACGTCGAGGCCGCCCTTGGACGTATAAATTATTTAATTTTCTATCTTTTTTCCGGAATTTCAGCAAACTTCGCTCATATGATCGCCTCGAGCTTCCTCGGGATGCCGTTGGATCTGCCAGCTGTAGGCGCTTCCGGGGCGATAAGCGGAATTTTAGGAGCCTATCTGATCTTTTATCCGAGGGCTAGGATAATCACAGTCATACTCTTAGGGTATCTCGTTACATTAAGGCCGATATCTGCTAAGTACTTTCTGATTTTCTGGTTCATCCTACAGCTGATCCCAGGAATTCTTGGAGAGGCTGTTGGAGTCGCTTACTGGGCTCATATAGGGGGCTTCCTCGTGGGCATAGTGATAGCTCTCCCATATAGATTCTCGAGGAGGGATCGCCTTGGAGGACATAGATTTACTGGCCGGTGA
- a CDS encoding aconitase X produces MSELALSAPISWLDGIDVRTGRIVQEGHPQKGESIAGRVIRLRGSTGSTVGAYIFFALKRNNTAPLKIILEEPDSVTIAAELAGIPVELKGVKEVKLEDEEVDESLKRYLEREASISGAQRFARIKSVHISGVSYATIGEAGREWLSGIASKIRFKVTATTNPAGMDLISWRDMGIPEGFARGQIEIVDSLIEMGALPTFTCTPYLSGNLPAYGESVCWGESSAVAFINSVIGARSNREGATKTIVAAATGYTPLYGKHLDENRVPDLAVYPESLENLLHYYLLAYHIGLHYPDSVPIYNVKRASLAELKALAAAGAASGSIEMYHIPGITPNKLSDAAKSIQVTKRDLLSLREELSSFDGGTDLVVLGCPHLSLQEIKGLSDLMNGRKAIVKFWIFTARAFMPLIERLKWKIERFGARIWYDTCMVVSPLEELGIKRVTTNSAKAAKYLSSLRGLEVELLDIKEIIERYSAPE; encoded by the coding sequence TTGAGCGAGCTCGCGTTGAGCGCACCTATCTCCTGGCTCGATGGTATAGACGTGAGAACAGGTAGGATAGTGCAGGAAGGCCACCCTCAGAAGGGAGAGAGCATCGCCGGCAGGGTCATAAGGCTAAGGGGATCCACGGGCTCGACAGTAGGAGCTTATATCTTCTTCGCTCTGAAGAGAAATAACACTGCCCCGTTGAAGATAATTTTAGAGGAGCCTGATAGTGTCACAATAGCCGCTGAGCTTGCAGGAATACCTGTTGAGCTCAAAGGAGTTAAGGAAGTGAAACTTGAGGATGAAGAGGTCGATGAGAGCTTAAAGAGGTATTTGGAGAGGGAGGCATCTATCTCAGGGGCTCAGAGGTTCGCGAGGATCAAATCGGTTCATATATCCGGCGTATCATACGCTACGATAGGGGAGGCCGGGAGGGAATGGTTATCGGGAATTGCTAGTAAGATCAGGTTCAAGGTAACTGCTACGACGAATCCCGCGGGGATGGATCTAATTAGCTGGAGGGATATGGGAATACCTGAGGGCTTCGCGAGGGGACAGATAGAGATAGTCGATTCACTCATTGAAATGGGAGCCCTACCGACCTTCACCTGCACTCCCTATCTCTCAGGAAACCTCCCGGCCTATGGTGAGAGCGTCTGCTGGGGAGAGTCTAGCGCGGTAGCTTTCATAAACAGCGTTATAGGGGCTAGATCGAACAGGGAGGGAGCTACGAAGACTATAGTGGCAGCAGCCACGGGATACACCCCTCTTTATGGGAAGCATTTGGATGAGAACAGGGTGCCCGACTTAGCGGTTTACCCGGAGTCCCTGGAGAATTTACTCCATTACTATCTTCTGGCTTATCACATCGGGCTCCACTATCCCGATTCAGTGCCCATCTATAACGTTAAGAGAGCCTCTTTAGCTGAACTGAAGGCACTGGCAGCCGCTGGCGCGGCTTCAGGTTCAATAGAAATGTACCATATACCTGGAATCACGCCCAACAAGCTTTCAGATGCTGCGAAATCAATTCAAGTCACTAAAAGGGATTTATTGAGCTTACGTGAGGAGCTTAGCTCCTTCGATGGGGGCACTGATCTCGTGGTACTTGGATGCCCTCACCTATCCCTTCAGGAGATTAAGGGGTTATCTGATCTGATGAACGGGAGGAAGGCGATCGTCAAATTCTGGATATTTACAGCTAGGGCATTCATGCCCCTAATAGAGAGGCTTAAATGGAAGATCGAAAGATTTGGGGCTAGAATATGGTATGATACTTGCATGGTCGTCTCTCCGCTCGAGGAACTGGGGATCAAGAGAGTGACCACGAATTCAGCGAAAGCAGCTAAATATCTGAGCAGCCTGAGGGGGCTGGAAGTGGAGTTACTGGATATAAAAGAGATAATAGAGAGATATAGCGCCCCTGAATAG
- a CDS encoding haloacid dehalogenase, with translation MMKLLLMELDNVLYNSKLLKAIAREWAVTAMREAGLPIEHEIAMETLMEVIRDKGEDYPFHFDEMMVRLGLKRDFRVIAAGVIAYHDVKRAFLRPQPGIMELIMRARDMGLTIGVISRGEPVKEWEKILRLGIHHIAHKIWIGKDVSLRSILSDGFKPEEIIFIVWSPENFNEARELGIKHLVKVGDGKIEVLEGGILVKEGEPWRLKDVVESLLGRQ, from the coding sequence ATGATGAAACTACTCCTGATGGAGTTGGACAACGTGCTCTACAATTCCAAGCTCCTCAAGGCGATAGCTAGGGAATGGGCTGTGACAGCGATGAGGGAAGCCGGCCTCCCCATAGAGCATGAGATAGCCATGGAGACTCTGATGGAGGTCATTAGAGATAAGGGGGAAGATTATCCATTCCATTTCGATGAGATGATGGTCAGATTGGGGCTTAAGAGGGATTTCAGGGTGATAGCTGCCGGAGTGATCGCATACCACGATGTGAAGAGGGCCTTCCTCAGACCTCAGCCCGGCATCATGGAGCTCATAATGAGAGCGAGGGATATGGGGCTTACTATAGGTGTTATATCGAGGGGAGAGCCCGTTAAGGAATGGGAGAAGATCCTGAGATTGGGCATCCATCATATCGCCCATAAGATCTGGATAGGGAAGGATGTCTCCCTTAGAAGCATTTTATCCGATGGATTTAAGCCAGAGGAGATAATATTCATCGTTTGGAGCCCTGAGAATTTCAATGAAGCTAGAGAGCTCGGAATCAAGCATCTAGTGAAGGTGGGCGATGGTAAGATAGAGGTATTAGAGGGAGGCATTCTGGTCAAGGAGGGTGAACCTTGGAGACTAAAGGATGTTGTAGAAAGCCTTTTAGGAAGGCAATAG
- a CDS encoding phosphopantetheine adenylyltransferase, producing the protein METKGCCRKPFRKAIVGGSFDRLHRGHKELLDLACKVAESLIVGLADGPLVESKPLADKILPFEEREMSLREFLDSRGVPYEIVKIFDPIGPAADIEDADVIIVSTESYRGALAVNERRREKGLSELKIIVIPLVLAEDGKPISSSRVRSGEIDTEGRPLI; encoded by the coding sequence TTGGAGACTAAAGGATGTTGTAGAAAGCCTTTTAGGAAGGCAATAGTCGGAGGTAGCTTCGATAGGCTTCATAGAGGGCACAAAGAGCTATTAGATTTAGCGTGTAAAGTAGCAGAGAGTCTGATCGTTGGATTAGCGGATGGACCCCTGGTGGAATCGAAGCCCCTAGCGGATAAGATCCTCCCCTTCGAGGAGAGGGAGATGTCCCTCAGGGAGTTTTTGGATTCTAGGGGGGTGCCTTACGAAATTGTAAAAATTTTTGATCCAATAGGACCGGCTGCAGACATCGAGGACGCTGATGTCATAATAGTATCCACTGAGAGCTATAGAGGGGCTTTAGCTGTCAACGAGAGGAGAAGGGAGAAGGGATTGAGTGAGCTCAAGATAATAGTCATTCCACTTGTCCTAGCTGAAGATGGTAAGCCTATATCCTCCAGCAGGGTGAGGAGCGGGGAGATCGATACGGAGGGCAGGCCCCTAATATAA
- a CDS encoding M42 family metallopeptidase yields MDDELVSFFSRLSESFGPSGFESEPINLIKERYSIFSESSIRDGLGSLIFKKSGETEGPKVMAAGHVDEIGFIIVSIEDNGFLKFETLGGWASTTLPAQRVIVRTKRGDHVGVITSKPPHLMTPEERNKPIEIKDLFIDVGAKNKDQVKEMGIRIGDPVAPLAPFEVLRGGKAWLGKAFDDRVGTLVVMEVLRNLKEGGVNHPNTYYAVATVQEEVGLRGAETAADVVNPDVFIAVDVDIAGDSPGITSAEAPAKMGEGVSIITWDRSMIPNFKLREFVIEVAEEENIPYQLSAVRGGTDAGRVHLHSKGVPSVVLGIPTRHIHSHSSILSPDDVEATMKLLLALIRKMDSKVVRGFQEL; encoded by the coding sequence ATGGACGACGAGTTGGTGAGCTTCTTCTCCAGGCTCTCGGAGAGTTTTGGTCCCTCCGGATTCGAATCCGAGCCAATTAACTTAATCAAGGAGAGATACTCGATTTTTTCAGAGAGCTCGATAAGGGATGGCCTCGGATCCCTCATATTCAAGAAATCTGGAGAAACTGAGGGACCAAAAGTCATGGCTGCCGGTCATGTTGATGAGATAGGCTTTATAATAGTCTCAATAGAGGATAATGGATTCCTTAAGTTCGAAACGCTGGGTGGATGGGCCTCGACTACATTACCGGCTCAAAGGGTCATCGTGAGGACGAAAAGAGGGGATCACGTTGGAGTGATCACTAGCAAGCCCCCTCATCTTATGACTCCCGAGGAGAGGAATAAGCCCATTGAGATAAAGGATCTCTTCATAGACGTAGGGGCTAAGAATAAGGATCAGGTGAAGGAGATGGGGATAAGGATAGGGGATCCAGTCGCCCCTCTAGCGCCATTTGAGGTATTGAGAGGAGGAAAGGCTTGGCTCGGGAAGGCCTTCGATGACAGAGTTGGCACTTTAGTCGTCATGGAGGTCCTCAGGAATCTGAAGGAGGGGGGAGTCAATCATCCCAATACTTACTACGCTGTAGCGACTGTGCAGGAGGAGGTCGGATTGAGAGGTGCTGAGACAGCAGCTGATGTTGTCAATCCTGATGTCTTCATTGCAGTGGACGTCGATATAGCTGGCGACTCCCCGGGGATAACTTCAGCTGAGGCCCCAGCGAAGATGGGGGAGGGTGTCTCGATAATAACTTGGGATAGGAGCATGATACCGAACTTCAAGCTGAGGGAGTTCGTGATAGAGGTAGCGGAGGAGGAGAATATACCCTACCAACTCTCAGCGGTTAGAGGGGGAACCGATGCTGGAAGGGTTCATCTGCACAGCAAGGGAGTTCCATCAGTTGTCCTCGGAATTCCTACGAGGCACATACACTCTCACAGCTCGATACTCTCCCCAGATGATGTCGAAGCCACGATGAAGCTACTCTTAGCTCTCATTAGGAAGATGGATTCCAAGGTAGTGAGGGGGTTCCAAGAGCTTTGA
- a CDS encoding class II aldolase/adducin family protein, giving the protein MEDIDLLAGELAEVMRIAYIKGITTGGGGNASIRISDGFLITPSGKFKGRLEGKDILMINNRGEVIRGTGKPSSEWRLHLKIYSMREDINSVLHCHHPLATAFSISFRDSLKDIVRDFMTEEASIFLKELTVVPWRPFGTQELADIVSEALKDSNAVLIERHGALVVAEDHWKALAAMESLLETLWIFLFCKILRGIT; this is encoded by the coding sequence TTGGAGGACATAGATTTACTGGCCGGTGAGTTAGCTGAAGTCATGAGGATAGCCTACATTAAGGGGATCACTACTGGAGGAGGGGGAAACGCGAGCATAAGGATCTCTGACGGGTTCCTCATAACCCCCTCTGGGAAATTCAAGGGGAGACTCGAGGGAAAGGATATCCTCATGATAAACAATAGGGGCGAGGTTATTCGAGGGACAGGTAAACCTAGCTCCGAATGGAGGTTGCACTTGAAGATATATTCTATGAGGGAAGATATCAACTCCGTCCTGCACTGCCATCATCCTCTAGCCACAGCATTCTCGATCTCCTTCAGGGACTCCTTGAAAGATATCGTTAGAGATTTCATGACGGAGGAAGCGAGCATCTTCCTGAAGGAGCTGACTGTAGTTCCATGGAGACCATTCGGGACTCAGGAACTAGCTGATATAGTTAGTGAAGCATTGAAAGATTCCAATGCAGTCTTAATAGAGAGACACGGGGCATTAGTTGTAGCTGAGGATCACTGGAAAGCCCTCGCTGCTATGGAATCTCTTTTGGAGACGCTATGGATCTTCTTATTCTGTAAGATCTTGAGGGGGATTACCTGA
- a CDS encoding 2-oxoacid:acceptor oxidoreductase subunit alpha — protein MPGELRLMTGYDALVEGAITAGCRFFAGYPITPSTEIAERMSNRLPKVGGIFIQMEDELASIIAIIGASWGGLKAMTATSGPGFSLMQEGLGFAIITETPIVLVDVMRGGPSTGLVTLPSQGDVMQARWGSHGDYAIIALAPWSSQEMFDLAIKAFNLAEIYRNPVIILSDEVVAHIREPIKIPPPDEIEVVERRKPSVPPTEFIPYLPDPGEWVSPMPAFGEGYNLLVESVMHDEFGHRIGMGQPIAERKIKRIYYKIEKNVEKIAMYEERGLEDADVAIVTYGSSARTSLKAMKDARNLGIKVGMLRLITLWPFYDKLIEELSSKVKSIVVPEMNMGKIVREVERASKGQCKILPVPKVGGVLHNPDEILSAVKLAAR, from the coding sequence TTGCCAGGGGAACTGCGGCTGATGACCGGTTACGACGCTTTAGTTGAGGGGGCAATTACAGCCGGCTGTCGCTTCTTCGCTGGTTATCCGATCACCCCTTCCACAGAGATCGCCGAGAGAATGTCCAATCGGTTGCCAAAAGTCGGAGGCATATTCATCCAGATGGAGGATGAGCTTGCATCCATAATAGCGATAATAGGGGCCTCATGGGGCGGCCTGAAGGCCATGACAGCTACCAGCGGGCCTGGCTTTTCCCTCATGCAGGAAGGTCTGGGTTTCGCGATAATAACGGAGACCCCTATAGTCTTGGTCGATGTCATGAGAGGCGGGCCCTCGACGGGCTTAGTCACACTACCATCTCAAGGGGATGTGATGCAAGCGAGATGGGGGAGCCATGGCGATTATGCTATAATCGCCCTTGCACCATGGAGCTCTCAAGAGATGTTCGATTTAGCAATAAAAGCATTTAATCTGGCTGAGATCTACAGAAATCCTGTTATCATACTCTCCGATGAAGTAGTGGCCCACATAAGGGAACCCATAAAGATCCCCCCTCCGGATGAGATAGAGGTCGTTGAGAGGAGGAAACCCTCCGTCCCGCCGACGGAGTTCATACCTTATCTCCCAGATCCCGGGGAATGGGTGAGCCCGATGCCAGCATTCGGGGAGGGCTATAATTTGCTGGTTGAGAGCGTCATGCATGATGAATTCGGCCACAGGATCGGTATGGGGCAACCTATCGCTGAGAGGAAGATAAAGAGAATCTACTATAAGATAGAGAAGAACGTGGAGAAGATAGCGATGTATGAGGAGAGGGGTCTCGAGGATGCCGATGTGGCCATAGTCACATATGGTTCCTCAGCGAGGACCTCCCTGAAGGCTATGAAAGACGCTAGAAACCTTGGAATAAAGGTTGGGATGCTGAGGTTGATAACTCTTTGGCCTTTCTATGATAAACTCATAGAAGAGCTATCCAGCAAGGTGAAATCCATAGTTGTCCCTGAGATGAATATGGGCAAGATCGTCAGGGAGGTTGAGAGGGCTTCCAAGGGGCAGTGCAAGATACTCCCGGTTCCCAAGGTTGGAGGCGTCTTGCATAATCCTGATGAGATTTTATCAGCTGTGAAACTGGCTGCGAGGTGA
- a CDS encoding SIS domain-containing protein produces the protein MMPKEPGAHMRAEINEQPEAIARTLKECSNEVSEAAKLLDNSFIYVTGSGSSYHSSLVLSRALSRIAGLRATAIPASELPEWIPGELPNSSLVAISQSGESIDVINAVESFRKASPESPILSITNTRNSTLHKISDVSIITRAGEERAIAATKTYTTQLAASYLLSLELAGIRGKDIEELRRELERVPDAIREILSKDYRIYADKIREKEFGFILGKGPNYPTALESALKLRETANLHYVGYSAREFLHGPIQLLTKGTPVFLILGSEIEDIAQKVRSLGGDVINVDEGGDIELPKISYELSPIVAVVPMQLLSLEVSILRGLDPDKPERLTKVVR, from the coding sequence ATGATGCCTAAGGAACCCGGAGCTCATATGAGAGCTGAGATAAATGAGCAACCTGAAGCCATCGCTAGGACACTTAAGGAGTGCTCCAATGAAGTGAGCGAAGCCGCTAAACTATTGGATAATTCATTCATATATGTCACCGGCAGTGGATCGAGCTATCATTCCTCGCTGGTGTTGAGCAGGGCGCTCTCCAGGATTGCTGGCTTGAGAGCGACCGCGATACCGGCATCGGAGCTCCCGGAGTGGATCCCAGGGGAGCTCCCCAATTCATCTCTCGTAGCGATCTCCCAGAGCGGAGAGAGTATAGATGTTATAAATGCCGTAGAATCTTTCAGAAAAGCTTCTCCCGAATCTCCCATTCTCTCGATAACGAATACTAGGAATAGCACCCTCCATAAGATCTCCGATGTATCTATAATCACTAGGGCTGGGGAGGAAAGAGCTATAGCTGCTACGAAGACTTACACTACACAGCTCGCAGCTTCTTACCTCCTCTCACTAGAGTTAGCGGGGATCAGGGGTAAGGATATTGAGGAGCTCAGGAGGGAGCTTGAGAGGGTCCCTGATGCCATCAGGGAGATCTTAAGTAAGGATTATAGAATCTATGCCGATAAAATAAGGGAAAAGGAGTTTGGATTCATTTTAGGAAAAGGACCGAATTATCCTACAGCTCTAGAATCTGCTCTAAAGCTTAGGGAGACTGCGAACCTGCACTACGTAGGTTACTCGGCGAGAGAGTTTTTGCACGGCCCAATACAGCTCCTCACAAAGGGGACTCCCGTATTCCTAATACTAGGATCGGAGATAGAGGATATAGCCCAGAAGGTGAGATCCCTCGGAGGTGATGTTATAAATGTGGATGAAGGAGGGGATATCGAACTTCCGAAGATCAGCTATGAGCTATCCCCCATAGTCGCAGTAGTCCCGATGCAATTGCTCTCACTGGAAGTATCTATTTTAAGAGGACTAGATCCAGATAAGCCTGAGAGATTGACTAAGGTGGTGAGATGA
- a CDS encoding thiamine pyrophosphate-dependent enzyme, which yields MIQEENFEHILAKKYMRTELLPHAFCSGCGIGIIERMILMAFEELGEEEWKRTVFVSGIGCSGWTPLYFRSDVAHTLHGRALPFAIGLKLAKPELNVVVVMGDGDSMAIGGNHLIHAARRNIGLTAIIVTNMVYSLTGGQMAPTTPEGAITQTTPYGNIEPNFDLIELMKAAGATYLARWTTYHVIQAKNSIKKAVKHKGFSVVEIVSQCPTFMGRYVLNKSDPRDIMQWFKENSIPVSVAATKSPEELKGKIIVGEFLHKPEVMEYTERLKLLRERVGRR from the coding sequence ATGATTCAGGAGGAGAACTTCGAGCATATACTTGCGAAGAAATATATGAGAACTGAATTATTGCCTCATGCTTTCTGTTCTGGCTGCGGAATAGGGATAATTGAGAGGATGATTCTGATGGCCTTCGAAGAACTGGGGGAGGAAGAGTGGAAGAGAACAGTCTTTGTCAGTGGGATAGGATGCTCCGGTTGGACCCCATTGTACTTTAGGAGCGATGTAGCTCATACACTACACGGTAGAGCGCTTCCCTTCGCCATTGGCTTGAAATTGGCTAAACCGGAGCTCAATGTCGTTGTGGTAATGGGGGATGGTGATTCTATGGCTATAGGGGGAAATCACCTCATTCATGCAGCTAGGAGGAACATAGGGCTCACTGCCATCATAGTGACCAACATGGTATACTCACTCACGGGAGGTCAGATGGCTCCGACGACACCGGAGGGGGCTATAACTCAGACCACACCTTATGGGAATATAGAGCCGAATTTCGACTTAATCGAGTTGATGAAAGCTGCCGGAGCTACTTATTTAGCTAGGTGGACGACATATCATGTAATTCAAGCTAAGAACAGTATAAAGAAGGCGGTGAAGCATAAGGGATTCTCTGTCGTCGAGATAGTATCTCAGTGCCCCACTTTCATGGGGAGATATGTCCTCAACAAGTCTGATCCCAGGGATATAATGCAGTGGTTCAAGGAAAATTCGATACCTGTAAGCGTCGCAGCTACTAAGAGTCCGGAGGAGCTTAAGGGCAAGATAATAGTCGGGGAGTTCCTCCACAAGCCTGAAGTAATGGAGTACACAGAGAGGCTTAAGCTCCTCAGGGAGAGAGTTGGGAGGAGATGA
- a CDS encoding 4Fe-4S dicluster domain-containing protein, with amino-acid sequence MSTAKVRQIVVSDKLCKACYLCIWACPWGVLEIKEERNWRGIKKPYAAKIEQCRACRLCELYCPDFAIQVVVDEEEEKKILEVEERYERKWFDRLKKRDEIISKGVWWL; translated from the coding sequence ATGTCGACAGCTAAGGTAAGGCAAATAGTCGTCAGTGATAAGCTCTGTAAGGCATGTTACCTCTGCATATGGGCCTGCCCATGGGGGGTGCTGGAGATAAAGGAGGAGAGGAACTGGAGGGGGATAAAGAAGCCGTATGCAGCCAAGATTGAGCAATGTAGAGCTTGCAGGTTATGTGAACTCTATTGTCCGGATTTCGCGATACAAGTGGTAGTCGATGAGGAAGAGGAGAAGAAGATCCTGGAGGTTGAGGAGAGATACGAGAGGAAGTGGTTTGATAGGTTAAAGAAGAGGGATGAGATAATCTCGAAGGGTGTGTGGTGGTTATGA
- a CDS encoding nucleotide sugar dehydrogenase produces MPVMELSPSELKMGLRTGRITVAVYGIGHVGASILAAWLLAGARGIGVDKDEGKVGALNKGEPPVNEPCLSEIFEKAKLEGRLYATSDGKEASAKSDVKIIAVPSMMADGKPDLSAISSVAESIASGLKRGDLVILESSVPPGTTRYLLKPILEEKSGLSLGEFGLAYSPERISEGRALRDIVESYPKIIGGVDERSGEIASILYSVISKRGVIRVSNELVAEFEKLAEGVYRDVNIALANELAILCRKLGIDYEEVAKAANSQPYSNLHKPGTGVGGLCIPIYPKFLIWKAKSVGFELNLTSTARGINEFMPKEVAELVREGISRLGLKNPKIAILGLSFRGDIGDPRLSPTYELVKELLSMGFEDLVVQDPFISEDEKLSSMGVRLVNDMEEILGADVVVISTDHSIYKMSVSELFSMSEKIRLIVDGRDLMEVDRIPAGRAYVGVGRPWRFR; encoded by the coding sequence ATGCCCGTGATGGAATTAAGTCCCTCGGAGCTCAAGATGGGCTTGCGAACTGGCAGAATAACAGTAGCTGTATACGGCATAGGGCATGTCGGAGCCTCTATACTAGCGGCTTGGCTCCTAGCTGGAGCGAGGGGGATAGGAGTAGATAAGGATGAGGGAAAGGTCGGAGCCTTGAATAAGGGAGAGCCCCCAGTGAATGAGCCTTGTCTCTCAGAAATTTTCGAGAAGGCTAAGTTGGAAGGAAGGCTATATGCAACATCGGATGGAAAGGAGGCATCAGCTAAGTCCGACGTGAAGATAATAGCTGTTCCTTCGATGATGGCTGATGGGAAGCCAGATCTATCGGCAATAAGCTCGGTTGCTGAGTCGATAGCTTCGGGCCTCAAGAGAGGAGATCTTGTCATTCTGGAGAGCAGTGTCCCCCCGGGGACGACTAGATATTTACTCAAACCGATATTGGAGGAGAAAAGCGGACTTTCCCTAGGCGAGTTCGGTCTGGCTTACAGCCCTGAGAGGATATCGGAAGGCAGAGCCCTGAGGGACATCGTAGAATCTTACCCAAAAATAATCGGGGGAGTAGACGAGAGGAGCGGTGAAATAGCATCTATCCTCTATTCAGTGATCTCCAAAAGGGGAGTGATAAGGGTATCGAACGAACTGGTGGCTGAATTTGAGAAGCTCGCTGAAGGGGTTTACAGGGATGTCAACATAGCTTTAGCGAATGAACTCGCAATCCTATGCAGGAAGCTGGGTATAGATTACGAGGAGGTCGCTAAAGCTGCGAACAGTCAACCCTACTCCAACCTCCACAAGCCTGGTACTGGGGTCGGAGGATTGTGCATCCCCATATACCCTAAGTTCCTAATCTGGAAGGCCAAATCGGTTGGATTCGAGCTGAATCTCACCTCAACAGCTAGGGGGATAAATGAGTTCATGCCGAAGGAAGTCGCTGAACTCGTGAGAGAGGGTATCTCGAGATTGGGATTGAAGAATCCGAAAATAGCAATTCTTGGATTATCTTTCAGGGGGGATATAGGGGATCCAAGGCTCTCTCCAACTTATGAATTAGTTAAAGAGCTGCTCTCCATGGGATTCGAGGATTTAGTGGTCCAAGATCCATTCATAAGCGAGGATGAGAAGCTCTCCTCCATGGGGGTGAGATTGGTCAACGATATGGAGGAGATCTTGGGAGCTGATGTGGTCGTGATATCGACGGATCATAGCATCTATAAAATGAGTGTGAGCGAGCTCTTCTCGATGAGTGAGAAAATAAGGCTGATAGTTGACGGTAGAGATTTAATGGAGGTCGATCGCATCCCAGCTGGAAGGGCTTACGTCGGTGTAGGGAGGCCCTGGAGGTTCAGGTAA